The Ranitomeya variabilis isolate aRanVar5 chromosome 7, aRanVar5.hap1, whole genome shotgun sequence DNA window cccccccaatgtctgtatggagcttgtgcactgGGCGCAGTCATGGGGGGCAGATAAGGGTCTTCTTTAAACTGTTCCGACAaaactgaagctacaattgtccacaatgtcctgTGCTGAAGAtgaagatttcccatcactggagctgagggtccgaggccgccccctgataacagcacATAGCAGTATCTGTGCCCAGCTCAATATTTGTGATTACGTTTATTTGTGGCCTGTGGGATGCGGGCAGCAACCATCCTCAGGATGGATCTATTTGTCAGCGCCCGTGGCCAGCACTGTTTATCTTGTCCCGTCCCTCTCCGGGTCTTCACCTAATTTTAGGAAAAGGATAAACATTTGACTATTTTGGCCAATCTTCCcctaaatggcataaaaaaaaatatcaaaatgacTAATAAAAGAAACAAATAACAAATGGTGGCGGCCGAGGCGTTGTAAAGCAAGCAGGACACACAATACATATCACGTGttctattcactgactgtaataatcTAGGTCAAAAATGCATTGTGAATATACTCATAGTAAAATGGCGCCCCCTCTGGCCGTGACACTGGATTGCCACCTCCAGTACTTGCATTGGAGAAGAGTGGCAGTACCTCTGCTTGCTTCCATTGATGTAGTAGAGGAGCTGTTAAGGCTTAGCTTTGGTAACAAAgcgtgtggcgctgtttctggcactttttaagatctctgcttgcactAAGCAAATATTAGTTATGGAGCCATAGTGACGCCTTCCGCTCCTGCCATTATATTGCCTGGAGCGATTTCCTGTAGATGTATAAGTGCAGTGGTGGCGATTAGCCACTTCCGttcgctgacagcaagcagagatctataACATCATAACCTGCAGTAACGTTTATGTTCATCATTATGATATTAAAATAAATCTtaacatttcttttttcttttttatctagAACATTCTGCTGCGGCAAAGACCGGAGGCTGCTTCCCGGGGACGGCACTTGCCACCTTATCGTCTGGGGACAAGATTCCCATCTCAGAACTTTTGCCTGGCATGACAGTCCTGGCCATGGACAGCAATGGCCGTGCCACCTTCAGTGACTTTATGACCTTCCTGGATCGAGACCCCGGATCTCAGCATCTGTTCCAGGTGATCAGGACAGGGGATCCTCCTCGAAGGCTTTCCCTCACCCCAACTCATCTCATCTTTGCAGCGGACAATGCCTCCACCCCGGCAGTTGGGTACAAAGCTCTATTTGCCAGTGAGGTGAGACCTGGTCAATATATCCTGGTGTCTGGAGCCCCGGGACTAGTGCCGGCCAGAGTCACCTCagtgggcacacagacagacacaggggTTTTTGCTCCTCTCACTCAACATGGGACCATTTTGGTGGATGATGTCGTTGTTTCCTGTTTTGCCCTGGTACAAAAACAGAGGCTGGCACAGATCGCCTATTGGCCTTTGCGGGTACTATATGGTCTAGGAGCAATGGAAGGAAGTGAGACATCTCAACTGGTGGGCATTCACTGGTATAGTCAGTTCTTGTACGAGTTGGGTCGAAGGATCTTGGACAAGAGTGAGTTCCATCCCCAGGGGATCCTCCAACTGGAAAGTTGAAATTTCGGGTCAAGGACCAATCAGTGAGATGACCCTGAGGTGCATCCTACCAGGGTTGACTGACCGCCTTGTTCTGCGTCGTCTACTGACCTACGAGAAGAGGTTCTACATAGCAGATTCTTTCTGTCCATTGTCAGGTGTCCATGATGAAGAAAGACTGTCCTCCATAGATCTGAAGAGCTTTAAAGATACCACGAAGTCCTCACGGTGGAGAACATTCCTTTAGCAGCACTTATATAGACAAAACTGGGGCATTACCAGAACCTTCTTATCACTGGCAACTTACTGCGTCCATGAGTAGCTTCAAAGTCTTTATGTAGAACATTAGTGGATCCCGGAGATTTGGGCATCTGATGTCCATGCAGGTACTAACCCAAGGGAGAGCTATGTTTACCCAAGAACTGAACTAGGACTTTCCACCTTCAGACCCAGATGAGGTTCCGGACGTTGTGTACTGGTACAGGGTGGCATTGCCCCCAAAGAAACATAGAGG harbors:
- the IHH gene encoding indian hedgehog protein isoform X1, coding for MQLPPLLVLLLCGAALLLSPAVHGCGPGRVVGRRRRPAKLSPLSYKQFSPNVPEKTLGASGRYEGKIARNSERFKELTPNYNADIIFKDEENTGADRLMTQRCKDRLNSLAISVMNQWPGIKLRVTEGWDEDGHHSDESLHYEGRAVDITTSDRDRNKYGMLARLAVEAGFDWVYYESKAHIHCSVKSEHSAAAKTGGCFPGTALATLSSGDKIPISELLPGMTVLAMDSNGRATFSDFMTFLDRDPGSQHLFQVIRTGDPPRRLSLTPTHLIFAADNASTPAVGYKALFASEVRPGQYILVSGAPGLVPARVTSVGTQTDTGVFAPLTQHGTILVDDVVVSCFALVQKQRLAQIAYWPLRVLYGLGAMEGSETSQLVGIHWYSQFLYELGRRILDKSEFHPQGILQLES